Proteins encoded within one genomic window of Methanosarcina barkeri str. Wiesmoor:
- a CDS encoding DUF3344 domain-containing protein: MLLKSSKLNRFLLYAAGTLIIFMYVSPCLATYNFEGIPEQDELIEATSGTVKGGLYVDGGEGLKETPYVQEFNVPGDSVKWARAYVGVWGGTEKKTGTLDFTVNGKDFESVDLEGEADKGDDEGQNPSIYCTGHGVYWVAYDVSTNISTGPVKVEVKTEGDIDGRIYGIILAAVYEDKDGEDTKYWIKEGNLNLHGEGWSGDLASTHDEGYAEFSGNIDTDKYKTATLAVAYLCGSPGLEDSLYFNDEQLSDGDNKNDIANSRSYFDLKFFDVLDFLTEDDNEVKFQRDDEDYVHPVLAALTLGTEEAGSSSDLIVSRLTLPVLCAGEDNVIKANIKNIGKDSASSFQAALYADDEVVSTATVSSLASEKNKTIEFNWKPASDGQRALKVYVDYVNKIKEKCEVNNYNVPVLAKVIDITPPEIEIKSPEDGSFVDAGEITVSGTVEDTSRNLTVDVNGKKALLSGGSWSAKVPLASGPNVIAVCAMDRANNTAKEVIVLNRKASFLRDFNESSRSMNQNNTKSANETFQISRHKDLSQNRIYLFFKKLISNWWDEVENRSIQSEPLHRLFYDGS, from the coding sequence ATGCTGTTAAAGAGCAGTAAGTTGAACAGGTTTTTACTGTATGCTGCAGGAACTTTAATCATTTTTATGTATGTTTCTCCTTGCCTGGCAACTTACAATTTCGAAGGTATTCCTGAACAGGATGAATTGATTGAAGCTACATCAGGGACGGTAAAAGGTGGGCTTTACGTTGATGGGGGTGAGGGGCTTAAGGAGACTCCTTATGTGCAGGAATTCAATGTTCCGGGAGATTCTGTAAAATGGGCCAGGGCATATGTGGGAGTCTGGGGCGGTACAGAAAAAAAAACTGGAACTCTGGATTTTACTGTCAATGGGAAAGATTTCGAAAGCGTGGATCTTGAAGGTGAAGCAGATAAGGGAGATGATGAGGGTCAGAATCCCTCAATATATTGTACTGGACATGGGGTATACTGGGTAGCTTATGACGTAAGCACGAATATAAGTACCGGACCTGTAAAAGTGGAAGTAAAAACTGAAGGGGACATTGATGGCAGAATATATGGTATAATCCTTGCTGCTGTATATGAAGATAAAGACGGAGAAGATACAAAGTACTGGATAAAGGAAGGAAACCTGAATCTTCACGGCGAAGGATGGAGTGGAGATCTGGCATCAACGCATGATGAAGGATATGCCGAATTTTCGGGAAATATAGATACTGATAAGTACAAAACTGCAACCCTTGCTGTAGCCTACCTATGCGGCAGCCCAGGACTTGAAGACTCTCTCTACTTTAACGATGAACAACTTTCGGATGGAGATAACAAAAACGATATTGCAAATTCAAGAAGTTATTTTGATCTAAAATTCTTTGATGTACTGGACTTTCTTACGGAAGATGACAACGAAGTCAAGTTCCAAAGAGACGATGAAGATTATGTCCATCCTGTACTGGCCGCGCTAACTTTGGGAACGGAAGAAGCTGGAAGCTCTTCTGACCTTATAGTCTCCAGACTTACTTTACCTGTGCTCTGCGCAGGTGAAGATAATGTCATCAAGGCAAACATTAAAAATATCGGAAAAGACTCAGCAAGTAGTTTTCAGGCAGCACTTTATGCTGATGATGAAGTCGTATCCACTGCTACCGTATCTTCTCTTGCTAGTGAAAAAAATAAAACTATAGAGTTTAACTGGAAACCTGCCAGTGACGGACAGAGGGCTCTAAAAGTATATGTCGACTACGTAAACAAAATAAAAGAAAAATGTGAAGTAAATAATTACAACGTTCCTGTTCTTGCTAAGGTTATCGATATAACTCCACCCGAGATTGAAATAAAATCACCGGAAGACGGAAGTTTCGTAGATGCTGGAGAGATAACTGTAAGCGGAACGGTTGAAGACACAAGTCGAAACTTAACAGTGGATGTGAACGGAAAGAAAGCACTGCTTTCAGGTGGGAGCTGGAGCGCAAAAGTTCCTTTAGCTTCAGGGCCTAATGTAATAGCTGTTTGCGCGATGGACAGAGCAAATAACACAGCAAAAGAAGTTATTGTTCTCAACCGAAAAGCTTCTTTCCTGCGTGACTTTAATGAATCTTCCAGGTCTATGAATCAAAATAACACAAAATCTGCCAATGAAACATTTCAGATTTCCCGGCATAAAGACCTGTCACAAAATAGAATATATCTATTTTTCAAAAAATTGATTTCTAATTGGTGGGACGAGGTTGAAAATCGAAGCATACAATCGGAACCTTTACATAGATTATTCTATGACGGATCCTAA
- a CDS encoding DUF2117 family protein, giving the protein MKIGIVIHNVQLMDSPQIIKNILTLLSRENLVDACLCGTLGKVAVIDAGLEDLIEINQFLSPSACIGTLFKSNDMVCLLNHGRELNTGRTFGRIVVSHVENHDEKPLIQIERPGCPDGEIIPWNQAAELHAEKLSKLLNLKISQPPRPINSIEVTNQGRRVLRKISAFPGAYILVEGIIIGKATSSEITLISEDGFLTSMEGGILKEQGIDILHKHGERVPIDLSRSWVKTGTQRENFKDCKNPLEGKSECVAKTAILKKNSLMETTPERGIKVILIDHCAERSLEMIEGADLAITIGDDTTEIAGSIFSRFGIPIIGVTDGDCDELAASVTYSAGSVILNLKSGQDDEFGRLILQDILSGKKVAFFENLDNLKLRIMNLAENSLESVLEY; this is encoded by the coding sequence ATGAAGATTGGAATTGTTATTCATAATGTCCAGCTTATGGATTCCCCTCAGATAATTAAAAATATTCTTACACTACTCTCCAGGGAAAACCTTGTCGACGCCTGTCTCTGCGGTACATTGGGAAAAGTTGCAGTTATTGATGCCGGTTTGGAAGACTTGATTGAAATCAACCAGTTTCTGAGTCCAAGTGCCTGTATTGGGACTCTCTTTAAATCAAATGATATGGTATGCCTTCTGAACCATGGTAGAGAGCTTAATACAGGCCGGACTTTTGGGAGGATCGTAGTCTCGCATGTAGAAAATCATGATGAAAAGCCCCTTATACAGATAGAAAGGCCCGGTTGTCCCGATGGTGAAATCATCCCATGGAATCAGGCTGCTGAACTCCATGCAGAAAAACTTTCCAAATTGCTTAATCTGAAAATTTCCCAGCCTCCGCGTCCGATTAATAGTATTGAAGTCACAAATCAGGGAAGGCGGGTTCTGAGGAAAATATCAGCCTTTCCCGGGGCATACATACTTGTTGAGGGGATCATCATCGGAAAAGCTACTTCTTCTGAGATCACCCTCATATCCGAAGATGGTTTCCTGACCTCAATGGAAGGAGGAATTCTAAAAGAGCAAGGTATTGATATTCTCCATAAGCACGGAGAAAGAGTACCTATAGACCTTTCCAGGTCCTGGGTAAAAACCGGTACTCAGCGGGAAAATTTCAAAGACTGCAAAAATCCTCTTGAAGGCAAAAGTGAATGTGTGGCAAAAACTGCTATTTTAAAAAAGAACTCTTTAATGGAGACAACCCCTGAACGCGGAATTAAAGTCATTCTAATAGACCACTGCGCAGAGCGTTCACTTGAGATGATTGAGGGAGCAGACCTTGCTATTACCATTGGAGACGACACAACTGAGATTGCAGGAAGTATATTTTCTAGGTTTGGAATTCCGATAATTGGAGTTACAGATGGCGACTGTGACGAACTTGCAGCTTCAGTTACCTATTCTGCGGGTTCTGTGATCCTGAATTTAAAATCCGGACAGGATGACGAGTTCGGTAGACTAATTCTGCAAGATATTTTATCAGGAAAAAAAGTCGCCTTTTTTGAAAATCTGGATAATTTGAAGTTAAGAATCATGAATCTCGCAGAAAATTCTCTTGAATCCGTCTTAGAATATTGA
- a CDS encoding ABC transporter permease: MFDEEFSMAIRQLRLKKLRSLLILLGIAIGVASVVAVVSLGEGLRINAVEEIQKSRDLTLIDVSPGLKDNGLILISESKVEELKGYGKLVCPYVKDAYVSPSGSYFDLFGVQEDYRTANELELAGGSWFESGQNQIVLGSDLWGKLEKLDGAKIGTPMTAKLRLYGDDGRPIDKEVSFIPMGYLKPTGGEIDNGAFMRLEYAKKLSKKEYYDGALVKVESSSFVADTRNQIEKLGLATSSAQDEIDSVNRIMNGITLVLAFFSSITLLVGGLMVINTMVVSVYERTREIGISKALGASESDILRMFLAECLFIGALGGIFGDFFGIIFSTLIDRVGRPLLVSRLGIENIGHLTALNFEILAAGFIISLFVSVLSGLYPAWRAAKLDPIKALRHL, from the coding sequence ATGTTTGACGAAGAATTTTCAATGGCAATAAGGCAGTTGCGTCTTAAAAAACTCCGAAGCCTGTTGATCCTTCTAGGAATCGCAATTGGAGTAGCATCTGTAGTAGCCGTCGTATCCTTAGGAGAAGGTCTCCGAATCAATGCGGTAGAAGAAATTCAGAAGTCTCGTGACCTGACTTTGATTGATGTTTCTCCGGGTTTAAAAGACAATGGACTCATCCTGATAAGCGAGTCGAAAGTAGAAGAACTAAAAGGATATGGAAAGCTTGTCTGTCCGTATGTAAAGGATGCCTATGTTAGCCCTTCAGGAAGCTATTTTGACTTGTTTGGTGTTCAGGAAGATTACAGAACTGCAAATGAGCTTGAGCTTGCCGGAGGGAGCTGGTTTGAGAGTGGACAGAACCAGATTGTACTTGGAAGTGACCTGTGGGGAAAACTGGAAAAATTAGATGGAGCCAAAATAGGAACACCCATGACAGCTAAGCTGCGGCTTTATGGAGACGATGGAAGACCAATCGATAAGGAAGTAAGCTTTATTCCAATGGGCTACCTAAAGCCAACCGGAGGCGAAATCGACAATGGAGCCTTTATGAGGCTTGAATATGCAAAAAAACTCAGCAAAAAGGAGTATTATGACGGAGCTCTGGTTAAGGTGGAAAGTTCCTCTTTTGTTGCCGATACAAGAAATCAGATCGAAAAACTTGGGCTTGCTACTTCAAGTGCCCAGGATGAAATCGATTCAGTTAACCGGATAATGAATGGGATAACTCTTGTCCTTGCCTTTTTTTCGAGTATTACCTTGCTTGTAGGTGGACTAATGGTAATCAACACTATGGTGGTATCGGTCTACGAACGAACCAGGGAGATAGGGATCTCAAAAGCTCTTGGTGCTTCAGAATCTGACATCCTGCGAATGTTTTTAGCTGAATGTCTGTTTATTGGGGCACTTGGAGGGATTTTTGGAGATTTTTTTGGTATCATATTTTCAACGCTCATAGATAGAGTAGGAAGGCCCCTGTTGGTATCACGTCTCGGAATTGAAAATATTGGCCATCTGACTGCATTAAACTTCGAGATTCTTGCAGCCGGTTTTATAATCTCCTTATTTGTGTCCGTGCTTTCAGGACTTTATCCTGCCTGGAGGGCTGCAAAATTGGATCCTATTAAGGCACTGAGACATCTTTGA
- a CDS encoding DUF3344 domain-containing protein encodes MIYLDTGKKILIIGLLGIGLLLLFFLSGNGGWQGDGIPPYTIAEGVVRGEVYVDGGHGYTGENPYIQYFKLPSGDVKFSRLYVPVWNYKSGNSILVTVNGNNLTLRQEPDYTSAWGVGLYCLQINNSLHEGINKVSISPEIPGGGPYGTTLVAVCENRSLPPVKFWINEGNYALAYTNNKDDVTSTFEGTSPGKNASLYTMIVAGTEGERDELYFDSTNVGSDVGRSAQGKYFDLFSTSVSLKSTESSLRFERGDEGYLHPCVAVLVSESESNDEYFKIHEQKSTENQQVPLPVIIVCLLACLAIAVRFRKR; translated from the coding sequence ATGATTTATTTGGATACTGGAAAGAAAATCTTGATAATAGGGCTGCTTGGAATCGGACTTTTGCTTCTATTTTTCCTCTCTGGAAACGGAGGCTGGCAGGGAGACGGTATTCCTCCGTATACGATTGCAGAAGGAGTTGTCAGAGGAGAAGTCTATGTTGACGGGGGGCACGGCTATACTGGGGAAAACCCTTACATCCAGTATTTCAAACTGCCTTCTGGGGACGTCAAATTTTCCAGACTTTACGTACCAGTCTGGAACTATAAAAGCGGGAATAGTATCCTTGTAACTGTCAATGGCAATAACCTTACATTAAGGCAGGAGCCTGATTATACTTCGGCCTGGGGAGTCGGCCTCTATTGTTTACAAATCAATAATTCTCTCCATGAAGGAATAAACAAGGTTTCGATCTCTCCTGAAATTCCAGGAGGTGGACCTTACGGAACTACACTTGTAGCTGTTTGTGAGAACAGGTCCCTGCCTCCGGTCAAGTTCTGGATCAACGAGGGCAATTATGCTCTTGCATATACAAATAATAAGGATGATGTAACGAGCACTTTTGAAGGCACATCTCCTGGAAAAAATGCAAGCTTATATACAATGATTGTGGCAGGTACTGAAGGGGAAAGAGATGAACTGTACTTTGATTCGACGAATGTTGGAAGCGATGTTGGCAGGTCTGCCCAGGGAAAGTACTTTGACCTATTTTCAACTTCAGTTTCTCTGAAGAGTACGGAAAGCTCCCTTCGCTTTGAACGGGGAGATGAAGGCTACTTACATCCCTGTGTTGCAGTCCTCGTTTCTGAATCGGAATCAAATGATGAGTATTTTAAAATACATGAACAAAAAAGCACAGAAAATCAACAGGTTCCTCTTCCAGTAATAATTGTCTGCCTTCTAGCTTGCCTTGCTATTGCTGTCAGGTTTCGGAAGAGATAG
- a CDS encoding DUF3344 domain-containing protein → MIRKSDLSLRIGMTMLVLCAALILTALPAAANYTGDHNLTEKDSGTVTGGMDYTIGNSTYSSKIWNNNSNTGAIDHYNVELTPDLPEGATNVSARLYVYWTWSYINDLNTMYNEGTEAEMDVNFDDQYTYEFDNPADYDSYVDWKDQSQQHTHNVYYNYPSGTYAYNVTDYVDATDADRTYYVNISNSRAYVYNPLTAGNDSHSFCIQAVGLLVLYNLEGSTATKYYWIDEGCDVTYLKALNFTAPINWRNNISPSVAKTWAPFTNVPTGISSATLITAAPSAGTPYNTLFVNNQEFDTGVWDGSPRDKDFSYNTTNILANLTSGNNSITFMNGLDDNDYRNDTQMGAANAFLLVNKTT, encoded by the coding sequence ATGATAAGAAAATCTGATTTAAGTTTGCGCATAGGGATGACTATGCTGGTCCTGTGTGCAGCACTGATTCTGACAGCGTTACCGGCGGCTGCTAATTATACGGGAGACCATAATTTGACCGAAAAAGATAGTGGAACGGTCACGGGAGGCATGGACTACACGATAGGAAACAGCACCTACAGCTCGAAGATATGGAACAACAATTCTAATACAGGTGCTATTGATCATTATAACGTTGAGCTCACTCCAGACTTACCAGAGGGAGCAACAAATGTCAGTGCAAGGCTGTATGTTTACTGGACATGGAGTTATATTAACGACTTAAACACCATGTATAATGAAGGTACTGAAGCCGAGATGGACGTAAATTTCGATGATCAGTATACATATGAATTCGATAATCCAGCTGATTATGATTCTTACGTAGACTGGAAAGACCAAAGTCAACAACACACGCATAACGTATATTATAATTATCCGAGCGGAACGTATGCTTATAATGTCACTGACTATGTTGATGCAACTGACGCAGATCGGACGTACTATGTGAATATTTCAAACAGCCGTGCGTATGTATATAACCCATTAACTGCCGGTAATGACAGTCACTCGTTCTGTATTCAGGCAGTAGGACTTCTTGTACTCTACAATCTTGAAGGTTCTACTGCGACAAAATATTACTGGATTGACGAAGGATGTGACGTGACGTATCTTAAGGCTCTTAATTTTACAGCACCTATTAACTGGCGAAATAACATATCCCCAAGTGTTGCTAAAACTTGGGCACCCTTCACAAATGTTCCGACTGGTATCTCTTCTGCAACTCTGATCACGGCTGCGCCGTCTGCAGGTACACCATATAACACACTCTTCGTAAATAATCAGGAATTTGACACTGGAGTATGGGATGGAAGTCCACGAGATAAAGATTTCTCATATAATACTACAAACATACTTGCGAATCTTACTTCAGGTAATAATTCGATTACATTTATGAATGGACTGGATGATAACGACTATCGCAATGATACTCAAATGGGAGCAGCAAACGCATTCCTACTTGTTAATAAGACAACATAA